In Meleagris gallopavo isolate NT-WF06-2002-E0010 breed Aviagen turkey brand Nicholas breeding stock chromosome 3 unlocalized genomic scaffold, Turkey_5.1 Chr3_random_7180001880246, whole genome shotgun sequence, a genomic segment contains:
- the LOC104915431 gene encoding protein scribble homolog isoform X2: MPSPVQSHASRTPGSGNQSRMKSLEQDALKAQMVIAKSKEGKKRSTLEQVTESPSPVPTPSPTPLEDCSPRNVTSPGRLSPDAADELGYVEDRNNSVPQEQDGQPEEEEMLLTRDSSTPTASALEEMALYSSKRKLRHGRRSLEAAVPT, encoded by the exons ATGCCTAGTCCAGTGCAGAGTCACGCCTCGAGAACCCCTGGGTCAGGAAACCAATCCAG GATGAAATCCCTTGAACAGGATGCTCTTAAAGCCCAAATGGTCATTGCCAAGTCCAAGGAGGGAAAGAAGCGCAGCACTCTGGAGCAGGTGACAGAGTCACCTTCGCCCGTTCCTACCCCGTCACCGACGCCACTGGAAG ATTGCAGTCCCAGGAACGTCACTTCACCAGGAAGGCTG tCTCCTGATGCAGCTGATGAGCTCGGATACGTGGAGGACAGAAATAACTCAG TTCCTCAGGAGCAAGACGGGCAGCcggaggaggaggaaatgcTATTAACACGTGACTCATCAACGCCAACCGCATCTGCACTTGAAGAGATGGCTCTGTACAGCAGCAAACGCAAACTGCGGCACGGCCGGCGCAGCCTGGAGGCCGCCGTCCCGACGTAG
- the LOC104915431 gene encoding protein scribble homolog isoform X1, producing the protein MPSPVQSHASRTPGSGNQSRMKSLEQDALKAQMVIAKSKEGKKRSTLEQVTESPSPVPTPSPTPLEDCSPRNVTSPGRLSMSEKKFDYREFAAIPSSKPVYEIQSPDAADELGYVEDRNNSVPQEQDGQPEEEEMLLTRDSSTPTASALEEMALYSSKRKLRHGRRSLEAAVPT; encoded by the exons ATGCCTAGTCCAGTGCAGAGTCACGCCTCGAGAACCCCTGGGTCAGGAAACCAATCCAG GATGAAATCCCTTGAACAGGATGCTCTTAAAGCCCAAATGGTCATTGCCAAGTCCAAGGAGGGAAAGAAGCGCAGCACTCTGGAGCAGGTGACAGAGTCACCTTCGCCCGTTCCTACCCCGTCACCGACGCCACTGGAAG ATTGCAGTCCCAGGAACGTCACTTCACCAGGAAGGCTG TCCATGTCTGAAAAGAAGTTTGACTACCGGGAATTTGCTGCTATTCCTTCCTCCAAACCTGTTTACGAAATCCAG tCTCCTGATGCAGCTGATGAGCTCGGATACGTGGAGGACAGAAATAACTCAG TTCCTCAGGAGCAAGACGGGCAGCcggaggaggaggaaatgcTATTAACACGTGACTCATCAACGCCAACCGCATCTGCACTTGAAGAGATGGCTCTGTACAGCAGCAAACGCAAACTGCGGCACGGCCGGCGCAGCCTGGAGGCCGCCGTCCCGACGTAG
- the LOC104915431 gene encoding protein scribble homolog isoform X3: MPSPVQSHASRTPGSGNQSRMKSLEQDALKAQMVIAKSKEGKKRSTLEQVTESPSPVPTPSPTPLEDCSPRNVTSPGRLSMSEKKFDYREFAAIPSSKPVYEIQSPDAADELGYVEDRNNSE; the protein is encoded by the exons ATGCCTAGTCCAGTGCAGAGTCACGCCTCGAGAACCCCTGGGTCAGGAAACCAATCCAG GATGAAATCCCTTGAACAGGATGCTCTTAAAGCCCAAATGGTCATTGCCAAGTCCAAGGAGGGAAAGAAGCGCAGCACTCTGGAGCAGGTGACAGAGTCACCTTCGCCCGTTCCTACCCCGTCACCGACGCCACTGGAAG ATTGCAGTCCCAGGAACGTCACTTCACCAGGAAGGCTG TCCATGTCTGAAAAGAAGTTTGACTACCGGGAATTTGCTGCTATTCCTTCCTCCAAACCTGTTTACGAAATCCAG tCTCCTGATGCAGCTGATGAGCTCGGATACGTGGAGGACAGAAATAACTCAG AATGA